The genomic segment TGCTGTAGCTGACTACCGTTGTTTCGCTCACCTTCTGCTGCAGGTCTTGAACATCCTTCTGTGAGGGCGAAAACAGCGGCGTGGAGATGACCTGATCGAGGAATGCCTCCTGCTGCTCGCTCTCCGGCCCGCCCTTGTCCTTCAAATAATTCAGCTCGATGGCCGCGATTTTTTCGATGTAGCCGTTCAGCGCATTCCGGGCATCGCTGCCGGGCTCGCCGGCGGCGGTGCTGTCCATCAGCAGGTCCAGCGTCCGATCGAAGTACGAGCGCGCCCCGGCCATGTCCCCTTTTTCCAGGCAGGTCTTGCCCTGCTGAAAGCAGCTTTCGGCCCGGGCCAAGGGCGCCGTCGGCAGGCTGGCGTCGATGGCGGGCTTGGGCATGCTGCGGGCGGTTTGGCAGGCCAGCAAAAGCGACATCAGGGCCAATCCGGGGCAGAGTTTAGCTTTTGACATCAAGTATGATATTCACTTTTTTGGTTTCAGGATTCAATTCGACGGCGAATGAGTGCAGCACGCGCCCGTCATTGCCCTTGATATCCACGGTCAGCCGGCCGTCGGCGCCGCTGATCCTTTCAATCTTGGTCACCCGGGTCGGGTCTTCGAACGCGTTCAGCACCGAGCCGATGGACTTTTCTTTCGGCTTGTCCGCGAAAGCCTTTTCCATCTGGGTTTCGGCGCCCTCGCGCACGGCCGCGATCACCTGGGCTTCATGGTGTCGCGCCGCCGTCTGCACCGTCTCGATGGCCGGCATCGCCTCCATGCTTATTTTTTTCACCGGCAGGTCTTCCATCCTCATGATCCGGTGGCTCGAGTCGACATCGAAATTGACGGCCATTTTCTGCGCCGAAACGGTGGCGTGCTCGAGCGCTTCCTTGATCTTGACCAGGGTCAGCGAGGAAATGTCCCGCAGGGTTTCGATGACCCCGCGGCCGTTGCTGGCCACCGCCTCGAAGTAAGGCCGGTGCAAATAGTTCAAATCGCCGTTCAATTTTTCCACCGGCATGACATTTTTCAGATCGCGCTTGTTGTACTGGAAAACCAGCGGGATATCCTCAAGGTTCTGATTATGAAAATTCAGGTTGTTTTTAAGGTTCTCGAAGCTCTCCAGGTTGGCCTGATCCATCAATTCCTGGGAATCGGCCACGAAGACGATGCCGTCGGCGCCCTTCAATACCAGCCGGCGCGTCGAGTCATAAAATACCTGCCCCGGGACGGTGTACAATTGGAATTTCGTCTGGTAGCCCTTGAGCAGGCCGACGTTGATCGGCAGCAGGTCGAAGAACAGGGTGCGTTCGATCTCCGTTTCCATGGATACCAGTTCGCCGCGGGCGCGCGGATTGGTCACGGAAAAAATGTACTGCAGGTTGGTGGTCTTGCCGCCCAAACCGGTTCCGTAATAGACAATTTTCGCGGTCACCTGCTTGGACGTGTGGTTGATCAGCATTTTCCCTACCCAGTTCTATTTTCGCACTTTCCGCCTTGAAAGTCAATCATCCCTCAAGGGGACGCCACCCTTCGGGATGGCAGCCGTCCGGAAAGCGGTTAAACAGAAAAAGGCGGAGCCTTAACCCAGCAGAGCTATCTAAGGCTCTAAAAGTCGAAGCCGATCCAGAAATTGATGCCGTTGTACGTCGTATTCTGAAAATCGGTCTTATACACCCATTCCACATGGAGCGGGTAGCCGAAGAGGAAGAACTCGATGCCGTACCCCAGCGAGGCCAGGGAGTCCTGCAGCTTCCCGTCCTTGGAAAAAACGAACGGCTGGTCGTTGAACCACACGCCGCCCAAGTCGAAGAAGAAAACGCCGCGGACGGGACCGATGATGCCGATGGGGGTCAGCGCCGCCATGACCAGCGGAAAACGGAACTCGGCGTTGAAGAAGAAGCCCTTGTTGCCGATCAGGCTGCGGAAATCGGCCGCGCGCAGCGTATTGTTGCCGCCGCTCCAGAATAGCAGCGGGTTCGTTCCGCCCGAATAAAAACCGCTCAGGCGGAAAGCAAGCAGCGACTGGTTGTCGATGCGCAGGTACTTGCGGAAGTCGCCTTCCAGAATAAAGGCGTCCAGCGAATCGGAGAAGAGGCTGATGTACTTGCTGACGCTGAACTTGAAGGTGTGGCCCATGTTCGGCCCGTAATTGGCGAAGCGCGTGGTTTCCGAGACCAGCGCCACTTCCAGCGGCATGGCCATGCCGTTGAAGAACTGGCCGTAGGGAAGCTTGTAGCCGTAGTAGAACAGGTCCGAATCCTCGGTCTGGTGAAAGACCGACAGGTACAGCTCGGCTCGGGTGGAACGGCTGAACGGGTAGATGAACCCCAGCTGTCCGCCGATGCGGCTGCGCAGCGAAAAATAATTCGTGTAGTTGTATGAAAGATAGTAGCCTTCGCCCTCGGAAAAGAGGTGGGCGTAGTACTGCAGCCGCCGCTGCTGGTTGAGATAAGTAAAGTGATAGGAGCGGTAGCCGTAGAAGGATGACAGGTAAAAGACAAAATTCTGGTCGCCCAGCAGGTCGGTCACGCCCAGGTACGAGGCGCCGAAGAAACCGCCGCTGGTATCCACGGCCACCAGGATCGGCGGCAGGCTGGTGATGATCAACTTTTCGAACGGCTTGTATTTTTTGGGGGCCAGGGTGAAAGTCAGCGGCGGTTCGGCGGCCGCCACCACCGGAGCGGCGCTGATGGCGGAGAACTGCGCCGGGCGCTTTTCCAGGAACGTGCCGGCATCCTTCTTGAAGAGCAGAAAGCTCCCCTTGTGGTAGGAAGAGATGACCAGCTGACCTTTTTCATGGGGAATTTCCACCGGGAAAAAATTGCCGCTGCGCACGTCGGTATAGCGGTAGAAAATCTTGTTCTCCAGGTCCAGCGAACAGATGTTGAAGGCGCCGCGTTCGTCGGAGCTGTAATAGACCGTTTTGCCGTCCAGGGCGAAAGCGGGGGCGACATCGTTGTAGGCGCCGTCGGTCAGGCGCATGGCCAGGTCGGGGTTGGCCGCCGCCGCCAGGTACAGTTTTTCAAACTCTCCGTCGCTGGCCGAATAAACGACCTTTTCGCCGTCGGC from the Candidatus Aminicenantes bacterium genome contains:
- a CDS encoding BamA/TamA family outer membrane protein, giving the protein TSPVFHPDGNQLYFAGIEGLQSFIFSLDLRSGRIRKLTNGRLYVKAVDISADGEKVVYSASDGEFEKLYLAAAANPDLAMRLTDGAYNDVAPAFALDGKTVYYSSDERGAFNICSLDLENKIFYRYTDVRSGNFFPVEIPHEKGQLVISSYHKGSFLLFKKDAGTFLEKRPAQFSAISAAPVVAAAEPPLTFTLAPKKYKPFEKLIITSLPPILVAVDTSGGFFGASYLGVTDLLGDQNFVFYLSSFYGYRSYHFTYLNQQRRLQYYAHLFSEGEGYYLSYNYTNYFSLRSRIGGQLGFIYPFSRSTRAELYLSVFHQTEDSDLFYYGYKLPYGQFFNGMAMPLEVALVSETTRFANYGPNMGHTFKFSVSKYISLFSDSLDAFILEGDFRKYLRIDNQSLLAFRLSGFYSGGTNPLLFWSGGNNTLRAADFRSLIGNKGFFFNAEFRFPLVMAALTPIGIIGPVRGVFFFDLGGVWFNDQPFVFSKDGKLQDSLASLGYGIEFFLFGYPLHVEWVYKTDFQNTTYNGINFWIGFDF